A segment of the Aromatoleum aromaticum EbN1 genome:
GCGTAGCGGCTTTCCGGGAAACGCTTCACGAGCTGGCCGAACGTGTCGAACGACTCCTGTGCGCCTTTCGGGTCGCGCTCGGAAAGATCCTGGTTGGACAGTCCGGCGAGCAGCCCGAGGTCTTCGTTGAACGTCGCGAGGCCTTTCAGATAGTAGGCGTAATCGGCATTCGGATGATTCGGATGAAGCTTGATGAAGCGGTCCGCGGCGGCGATCGCGAGCGCCGGTTCGCCCGACTTGTACTGGGCGTATGCGACCTCGATCTGGGCCTGCTGCGCATAGCGCCCGTACGGATAGCGTGCTTCGAGTTTTTCGAAGAGCTTGATCGCCTGCTCGTATGCCCCTTCGTTCATGAAGGTCTTGGCTTCGGAGTAGAGACGCTGCGCGTTCCAGCCCGCCGTCTCGTCGATCTGTTCGGGCATCGAACCGCAACCACCAAGCAGCAGCGCGGCGATAACCGCTAAACTTCGAAAAGTGACCCTGGCCATCAAAAAGAC
Coding sequences within it:
- a CDS encoding outer membrane protein assembly factor BamD, with amino-acid sequence MARVTFRSLAVIAALLLGGCGSMPEQIDETAGWNAQRLYSEAKTFMNEGAYEQAIKLFEKLEARYPYGRYAQQAQIEVAYAQYKSGEPALAIAAADRFIKLHPNHPNADYAYYLKGLATFNEDLGLLAGLSNQDLSERDPKGAQESFDTFGQLVKRFPESRYAEDAGQRMQYLVNSLAAHEVHVARYYYRRGAYVAAVNRARTALETYPQAPAAEEALFVLVKSYDTLGMTELRDDADRVMRKNFPNSVYFAGGPKDTRPWWQLW